Proteins found in one Triticum aestivum cultivar Chinese Spring chromosome 4D, IWGSC CS RefSeq v2.1, whole genome shotgun sequence genomic segment:
- the LOC123096111 gene encoding 4-coumarate--CoA ligase-like 7: MPSAAAVDPQSGYCAVTRTFHSLRAPIPLPPPSPPLSFPAFAFSLLPSPLPAHAAFLDAATGEAVPFPAFLGQVRALATALRAQLHISRGDVAFVLAPPSLHIPVLYFALMAVGAVVSPANPALTTGELAHLAALSKPSVAFAVSSAAGKLPPGLSAVLLDSPRFLSFLHGPGDALAMDAAVIYQSDPAAILYSSGTTGSAKAVVLTHRNLMTTRVLPGPAPPDEVLMLTVPLFHVYGFVFCLRPVMAAQTLVLHTARRFDTRAVLAAVGRFRVTRLALAPPALLAIVRAAEDDKSVAASAATLQVVLCGGAALSPELIRRFSHKFPHVFVSQGYGLTETTAGFCRSIGVEESRRIGSVGRLSPGAEAKIIDPGTGDALPPGVPGELWVRGPFVMEGYLGDKESTSEILDSEGWLRTGDVCLIDKDGFLSVVDRLKEIIKYKGYQVAPTELEDLLQTHPGIDEAAVVGYTDDQTGELPVAFVVGRSGSNLHEAHIKDFVAKQVVHYKRIHRVFLVDSIPKNAAGKILRKDLAKLALHRINAKL; this comes from the exons ATGCCGTCCGCTGCCGCCGTCGACCCCCAGAGCGGCTACTGCGCCGTCACGAGGACCTTCCACAGCCTCCGCGCGCCCATCCCGCTGCCGCCCCCATCCCCGCCGCTCTCCTTCCCGGCCTtcgccttctccctcctcccctccccgctCCCCGCCCACGCCGCCTTCCTCGATGCCGCCACCGGCGAGGCCGTCCCCTTCCCGGCCTTCCTCGGGCAGGTCCGCGCCCTCGCCACGGCCCTCCGCGCCCAGCTCCACATCTCCCGCGGCGACGTGGCCTTCGTCCTCGCGCCCCCCAGCCTCCACATCCCCGTGCTCTACTTCGCGCTCATGGCCGTCGGCGCCGTCGTCTCCCCCGCCAATCCGGCCCTAACCACAGGGGAACTGGCCCACCTTGCCGCGCTCTCGAAACCCTCCGTCGCCTTCGCCGTCTCGAGCGCGGCCGGCAAGCTCCCACCCGGGCTCAGCGCCGTCCTCCTCGACTCGCCGAGATTCCTCTCGTTCTTGCACGGACCCGGCGATGCCTTGGCCATGGACGCCGCTGTGATTTACCAGTCTGATCCGGCGGCGATACTGTACtcctccggcaccaccgggagcGCCAAAGCGGTGGTGCTGACGCACCGCAACCTCATGACGACACGCGTCTTGCCTGGTCCGGCGCCGCCAGACGAGGTTCTGATGCTGACCGTGCCGCTCTTCCACGTCTACGGATTCGTGTTCTGCCTCAGGCCTGTAATGGCGGCGCAAACACTTGTGTTGCACACGGCGAGGAGGTTTGACACCAGGGCGGTGCTGGCAGCGGTGGGGAGGTTCCGGGTGACGCGGCTAGCCCTTGCGCCGCCGGCGCTGTTGGCGATTGTGCGAGCAGCTGAGGACGACAAGAGTGTGGCTGCCAGCGCAGCAACGCTGCAGGTGGTGCTCTGCGGCGGCGCAGCCCTCTCACCAGAGCTTATACGGCGGTTCTCGCATAAATTTCCCCACGTCTTTGTTTCACAG GGATATGGACTGACCGAGACTACAGCTGGTTTTTGCCGTTCCATTGGAGTAGAAGAAAGTCGACGAATTGGATCAGTTGGGCGTCTCTCACCGGGCGCTGAGGCGAAGATTATTGATCCTGGAACAGGGGATGCTCTGCCTCCCGGTGTGCCAGGCGAGCTTTGGGTCCGAGGACCTTTTGTAATGGAAG GTTACCTTGGTGACAAGGAATCCACCTCTGAGATCTTGGATTCTGAAGGGTGGTTGAGAACCGGGGATGTTTGTCTCATCGACAAAGATGGATTCCTCTCTGTGGTTGATCGGCTGAAAGAGATAATTAAGTACAAAGGCTACCAG GTTGCTCCTACAGAACTGGAGGACCTGCTTCAAACGCACCCAGGTATCGACGAAGCCGCAGTTGTTGG ATACACAGACGATCAGACTGGCGAGTTGCCGGTGGCATTTGTCGTAGGACGCTCCGGAAGCAACTTGCATGAGGCACACATCAAAGACTTTGTCGCTAAACAG GTCGTGCACTATAAGCGAATACACCGTGTTTTCCTTGTGGATTCCATACCGAAAAATGCTGCGGGCAAGATCTTGCGGAAGGACTTGGCTAAGTTAGCATTGCATCGGATTAACGCCAAATTATAA